One segment of Archocentrus centrarchus isolate MPI-CPG fArcCen1 unplaced genomic scaffold, fArcCen1 scaffold_128_ctg1, whole genome shotgun sequence DNA contains the following:
- the LOC115775432 gene encoding uncharacterized protein K02A2.6-like, whose translation MVTAGKMPLVISPGGEVQCVGEFLATTQFKGQKYRFWVTVIKGPYAHNLLGGSVARRMGLVKRIDNIDTDLLEDVFGEIGLLKCDPVKIELKANAEPYSLTTPRRVPFPLLAKVETELKRMLALGIIEEVTEPTDWCAPMVPVEKKNRDQVRVCVDLKRLNKAVKRERYILPTLEDIAPKLAGAKVFSTLDASCGFWQIPLDAGSRRLTTFITPLGRFCFRRLPFGITSAPEIFQRQLSTLLNDHKGVVVVMDDILVYGATKEDHDNCLNAVLKTVKDSGLKLNKAKCHFSKSETRYFGHIISAEGIKPDPTKVEAITRMQSPTNVEELRQVLGLINYVGGFLPGLSTKLHPITSLLRKENKWVWDEPQEQAFTAVKAMLVSAPALAYYDANRKTVISADASSYGLGAALLQQHEDGLKPVAFCSRTLSDAERRYSQIEKECLAGVWACERFARYVQGMDSFRLQTDHKPLVPLINTYDLDKAPPRCQRLLMRLLRFNVEAEHVPGKQLVVADTLSRRPQKHVSDETTDHVVQAHVESIVANAPVSSERLSKIRVATQLDDELQQITGFIRNGWPPKTRLSPHLHRYYSARAHLSETDGLVLYQDRLVIPAAQRAEVLADLHKGHQGLTRCRARARMAVWWPSISAEIKQTVSSCKFCIENKPTQRREPLLTTPLPEGPWQRIATDLCEFEGQNYLIVTDYYSRDIEIARLPSISSRDVICRLKGIFVRWGIPLELVSDNATQFSSAEFQAFCREYGFVHTTSSPYYPQANGAAERAVQTAKNILKQPDPHLALMCYRATPSAATGVSPALLMTGREIRTTLPMLEDKLQVTLVDRQQVQQKDDQTKTAYRFFHDRRHSAQPLPTLQPGQDVRMKLDGEKGWKTPARVITKCHEPRSYLVETENGAVLRRNRRHLQAVPQSTDQSDQLQSPSSPVEPTRSPAQRQSSPVVEGSTPCKGSQVTSRGRVVRIPLRYRDT comes from the coding sequence ATGGTCACTGCAGGTAAAATGCCACTTGTCATCAGCCCAGGGGGTGAAGTCCAATGTGTGGGCGAGTTTCTGGCCACGACTCAGTTTAAAGGACAGAAATACCGGTTCTGGGTCACTGTCATAAAGGGACCTTATGCACATAACCTGCTGGGAGGGAGTGTTGCTAGGAGGATGGGTTTGGTTAAGAGGATTGACAACATAGACACAGACCTCCTAGAGGACGTTTTTGGAGAAATTGGCCTGCTTAAATGCGACCCTGTTAAAATCGAACTAAAAGCAAATGCAGAGCCCTACAGCCTGACAACGCCACGTCGTGTCCCATTTCCCCTTCTTGCTAAGGTTGAAACAGAACTGAAGCGCATGCTAGCTTTGGGCATAATAGAAGAGGTCACTGAGCCCACTGATTGGTGCGCCCCGATGGTTCctgttgaaaagaaaaacagagatcaAGTAAGAGTGTGCGTGGATCTTAAACGCTTAAATAAAGCAGTAAAACGAGAGCGTTACATCTTGCCAACTTTGGAAGACATTGCCCCAAAGCTGGCTGGGGCCAAAGTGTTTTCCACCTTGGATGCTTCTTGTGGATTTTGGCAGATCCCTCTGGATGCTGGCAGCAGGAGACTGACAACATTCATAACCCCCCTCGGTAGATTCTGCTTCAGACGGCTGCCATTTGGAATCACGTCAGCTCCAGAAATCTTTCAAAGACAGCTATCCACTTTGCTGAACGATCACAAAGGCGTTGTCGTAGTGATGGATGACATACTCGTTTATGGAGCAACCAAAGAGGACCACGACAACTGCTTGAACGCAGTCCTGAAGACCGTCAAGGACAGTGGCTTGAAGCTGAACAAAGCAAAGTGCCATTTCAGCAAATCAGAGACTCGATACTTCGGGCACATCATCAGTGCCGAGGGCATAAAACCAGACCCAACTAAGGTGGAAGCCATCACGCGGATGCAGAGTCCTACAAATGTGGAGGAGCTTCGTCAAGTTCTGGGCTTGATTAATTATGTAGGGGGATTCCTACCAGGCCTCTCCACCAAACTACACCCAATCACCAGCCTGTTGAGGAAAGAGAACAAGTGGGTATGGGACGAACCGCAAGAACAGGCGTTCACTGCTGTCAAAGCCATGCTAGTGTCAGCCCCAGCACTTGCATATTATGATGCAAATCGGAAAACTGTCATCAGCGCTGATGCAAGCAGCTACGGCTTAGGAGCAGCGCTACTACAACAACACGAAGACGGCTTAAAGCCGGTGGCCTTCTGCTCACGCACGCTTTCGGATGCCGAGAGGAGATACTCTCAAATCGAGAAGGAGTGTTTGGCGGGCGTGTGGGCGTGTGAACGATTTGCACGCTACGTTCAGGGAATGGACAGTTTCCGCCTGCAAACAGACCACAAACCCCTGGTGCCGCTCATAAATACATATGACCTTGACAAAGCCCCTCCAAGGTGCCAGAGACTCCTGATGCGCCTTTTAAGGTTCAATGTGGAAGCTGAACATGTTCCAGGGAAACAGCTGGTGGTGGCCGACACTCTATCCAGGAGACCGCAGAAACACGTGAGTGATGAGACTACAGATCATGTAGTACAAGCACATGTAGAGTCAATAGTAGCGAATGCACCTGTCTCATCCGAAAGACTCAGCAAGATCCGTGTGGCTACTCAGCTTGATGATGAACTGCAACAGATTACAGGTTTCATCAGAAATGGATGGCCGCCCAAAACAAGGCTGTCCCCACATCTGCACCGTTATTATTCTGCAAGAGCACATCTCTCAGAAACTGATGGACTGGTGTTATATCAGGATCGGCTGGTCATTCCTGCTGCACAGAGAGCTGAAGTGTTGGCAGATTTGCATAAAGGACACCAGGGACTAACACGGTGCCGGGCACGTGCCAGGATGGCAGTGTGGTGGCCGAGCATCAGTGCTGAaattaaacagacagtgtcatCGTGCAAATTCTGTATTGAAAACAAACCTACCCAGAGGCGTGAACCTCTCCTGACCACGCCCCTGCCCGAGGGCCCCTGGCAGCGCATAGCTACAGATCTGTGTGAGTTTGAGGGACAGAATTATCTAATCGTGACAGACTATTACTCCAGAGACATTGAAATAGCTCGCCTGCCTTCTATATCCAGCCGTGATGTCATCTGTCGACTTAAGGGCATATTTGTGAGGTGGGGAATACCACTGGAACTGGTCAGTGACAATGCAActcagttttcatctgctgAGTTCCAGGCCTTCTGTCGTGAGTATGGATTTGTGCACACAACCTCTAGCCCCTATTATCCCCAGGCGAACGGGGCTGCCGAACGAGCAGTTCAGACTGCTAAAAACATCCTGAAGCAGCCTGACCCACATCTCGCCCTGATGTGCTATAGAGCAACCCCGAGTGCTGCCACAGGTGTGAGCCCTGCGTTGCTTATGACTGGAAGAGAGATTAGAACTACACTTCCAATGCTGGAGGACAAATTGCAAGTTACTCTGGTGGACAGGCAACAGGTTCAGCAGAAGGACGACCAGACAAAGACAGCTTATCGTTTTTTTCATGACCGCCGTCACTCTGCACAACCCCTTCCCACACTACAACCTGGACAGGATGTCAGAATGAAACTGGACGGGGAAAAAGGTTGGAAAACCCCAGCTAGAGTCATCACCAAATGCCACGAGCCACGATCCTATTTGGTGGAGACAGAGAATGGAGCGGTGCTGCGACGGAATCGGAGACACCTGCAAGCCGTCCCACAGTCCACTGATCAATCGGATCAGCTGCAGTCACCCAGTTCCCCAGTGGAACCAACCAGAAGCCCTGCTCAGAGACAGTCGAGCCCCGTGGTGGAGGGTTCCACTCCATGTAAGGGTTCACAAGTTACATCCCGGGGTAGAGTAGTGAGAATTCCTCTCAGGTACAGAGACACTTAG